In the genome of Ancylomarina subtilis, one region contains:
- a CDS encoding GNAT family N-acetyltransferase — MEESIRINTERLVLRGLNADDTEAVFKYRSDAITNQYQGWIPKTLDDARLFIAKIAPDIDQYNSWFQFGIIKKEDGELIGDLGIHFFDEDKYQVEIGCTLAKNQHGKGFASEALNAIIRYLFRDLNKRRIICSIDPRNASSIKMVEALGFRKEAHFKQSILIDGEWFDDVIYALLKDEWEMNT, encoded by the coding sequence ATGGAAGAAAGCATAAGAATCAATACAGAGCGTCTGGTTTTAAGAGGACTTAATGCTGATGATACTGAGGCGGTATTTAAGTATCGATCGGATGCCATTACCAATCAATATCAGGGATGGATTCCCAAGACGCTTGATGATGCTCGTTTGTTTATAGCGAAAATTGCCCCAGATATCGATCAGTACAATTCCTGGTTTCAGTTTGGTATTATTAAGAAAGAGGATGGTGAATTGATTGGTGATTTAGGCATTCACTTTTTCGATGAGGATAAGTACCAGGTTGAGATTGGCTGCACTTTGGCTAAAAATCAGCACGGGAAAGGCTTTGCCAGTGAGGCTTTAAACGCAATCATCCGTTACCTGTTTCGGGATTTGAATAAACGACGAATCATCTGTTCCATCGATCCCCGCAATGCCAGCTCAATTAAAATGGTCGAAGCTTTGGGCTTTCGGAAAGAGGCGCATTTCAAGCAGAGTATCCTGATTGATGGTGAGTGGTTTGATGATGTGATCTATGCCCTTTTGAAAGATGAATGGGAGATGAATACGTAA
- a CDS encoding 4Fe-4S dicluster domain-containing protein has translation MKKQDSDRFTRRNLIKYTGLLGVGSILGVKFLSCTSPSHPEGKKIKVMTPDGKLMEVNEAHLSMAHPHPASVEESRKGIPGRKFVMVVDLAKCKNARECIKACEHHHNLTPDRPFIKVLKIQDNPRSAPYWMPKKCFQCDNPPCVKVCPVGATFKRSDNIVLIDNERCIGCRFCMAACPYSARVFNWGKPKQSKEVLNLEYSPEASTPSKIGTVEKCDFCPDMIRGKKLPHCITACPNGVLYFGDANEDTVTNGEETVRLSKLLREKAGYRYLEDLGTEPNVYYLPPVDRLFPFKDTEA, from the coding sequence ATGAAAAAACAGGACTCAGACCGTTTTACCCGACGAAATTTAATTAAATATACAGGCCTTCTGGGGGTCGGTTCAATACTTGGCGTTAAATTTCTTTCATGTACATCTCCATCTCACCCCGAAGGAAAAAAGATTAAAGTGATGACCCCTGACGGGAAACTTATGGAGGTTAATGAGGCCCATTTATCCATGGCGCACCCCCATCCTGCATCTGTTGAAGAATCCAGAAAAGGGATTCCAGGTAGGAAATTTGTCATGGTGGTTGATTTAGCCAAATGCAAAAATGCCAGAGAGTGTATCAAAGCCTGCGAACATCATCACAATTTAACCCCGGACCGACCTTTTATTAAAGTTCTGAAAATTCAGGATAATCCCAGATCGGCACCTTACTGGATGCCAAAAAAATGTTTCCAATGCGACAACCCACCTTGTGTTAAAGTCTGTCCCGTGGGCGCAACCTTTAAACGATCAGATAATATTGTTCTTATCGATAATGAAAGATGCATTGGTTGCCGATTTTGTATGGCAGCCTGCCCTTATTCCGCTCGTGTGTTTAATTGGGGAAAACCCAAGCAAAGTAAAGAGGTGTTGAACCTGGAATATTCTCCCGAGGCAAGTACACCAAGTAAAATTGGAACGGTCGAAAAATGCGACTTTTGCCCGGATATGATTCGAGGGAAGAAACTTCCTCATTGTATCACAGCTTGTCCCAATGGGGTGCTGTATTTTGGTGATGCCAATGAGGATACGGTTACCAATGGTGAAGAAACCGTTCGCTTAAGCAAGCTCCTTCGTGAAAAGGCAGGATACAGATATCTGGAGGATTTGGGTACCGAACCCAATGTATACTACCTGCCTCCGGTTGACCGCCTATTCCCATTTAAAGACACTGAAGCTTAA
- a CDS encoding c-type cytochrome, with protein MNTKNLVIVLIGVSTLFLMAFIKPFSTNESWEVPSKYKKMKNPFAEDKDSGRVGQTLYVVHCKSCHGKTGIGNGTKSKSLKTPMPDFTKKEFQDQTDGELYYKTVFGRDEMPSYEKKIRDDEDRWLLINYLRKLKN; from the coding sequence ATGAACACTAAGAATTTAGTTATCGTACTAATTGGAGTCTCAACTTTGTTTTTAATGGCTTTTATTAAACCATTTTCAACAAATGAGAGCTGGGAAGTTCCCTCAAAGTATAAGAAAATGAAGAACCCTTTTGCAGAAGACAAAGATTCTGGCAGAGTCGGTCAAACACTCTACGTGGTCCACTGCAAATCCTGCCATGGGAAAACGGGTATAGGAAACGGGACGAAAAGTAAATCGTTGAAAACACCCATGCCGGATTTCACAAAAAAAGAATTTCAAGATCAAACGGATGGAGAACTCTATTACAAAACCGTTTTTGGTCGGGATGAAATGCCTTCGTATGAAAAGAAAATCAGAGATGATGAAGACCGTTGGTTGTTGATCAACTACTTAAGGAAATTAAAGAATTAA
- a CDS encoding cupin domain-containing protein encodes MKRKTSFGTMEILLEKDGQIVSEVLVFHKEGRGHKHPLWEICYITDGEGIIVNGDKREQVKKGSVCKISPHTDHWMIPQDYMEVLLVYSPKS; translated from the coding sequence ATGAAGAGAAAAACATCATTTGGAACCATGGAGATCCTTCTTGAAAAAGACGGTCAAATTGTATCAGAAGTTCTCGTGTTTCATAAAGAAGGAAGAGGACATAAGCATCCCCTATGGGAAATATGCTACATCACCGATGGGGAAGGCATCATTGTAAATGGAGATAAACGCGAACAAGTGAAAAAAGGCTCCGTCTGTAAAATATCGCCCCATACCGATCATTGGATGATTCCTCAGGATTACATGGAGGTTTTATTAGTGTATTCGCCCAAATCATAG
- the nrfD gene encoding NrfD/PsrC family molybdoenzyme membrane anchor subunit — protein sequence MKKHNDQVIDKLLNSVGRHNPVYKIWIAVLLVIISIGCFAYYRQLRLGLVVTSMRDYTSWGIYISNFVFFVAVSLIGSLVSSILKLAKVKWSYPLTRISEIIAVAAIICAAVIIIVDMGRPDRFFNVILYGRIQSPIIWDVLVIMTYLVISVLLLYLPMLPDIALCRDRLKHVAQWKQKMYKFLALNWQNKPGQLNRLKKTSTILEIMVIPVAFAIHTITSWLFATTWRPGWDSTNLGPYFVSGAFMLGGAVIIIAMFFIRKTFKLEDFITNEHFDKMGKILVLLSLVYLYFNINEYLGPAFKMVGVEGEHITELFSGDYAAMYWLVQIPGLMLPILFLVFKRGRKPFNIMIISFFILMGAWFKRFLIVIPSLQHPYLPIQDVDESYLHYYPSWEEWAITLASFAGVLLIITLLLKLFPIIPIQEYIHHQNKVEDQSNEI from the coding sequence ATGAAGAAGCATAATGATCAAGTGATTGACAAGCTCTTAAATTCTGTAGGCCGACACAATCCTGTTTATAAAATATGGATTGCAGTTCTTTTAGTCATCATCTCTATAGGATGTTTTGCCTATTACCGACAACTCAGACTGGGACTTGTGGTAACGTCCATGAGGGATTACACATCATGGGGCATATACATTTCTAATTTTGTCTTTTTTGTAGCCGTCAGTCTGATTGGCTCTCTGGTTAGTTCTATTTTAAAATTGGCAAAAGTAAAATGGTCATACCCATTAACCCGAATATCAGAAATCATTGCGGTAGCTGCCATCATCTGTGCAGCCGTTATCATCATTGTTGATATGGGACGTCCCGATCGTTTTTTTAATGTTATCTTATACGGAAGAATACAATCTCCTATTATATGGGATGTTCTGGTTATTATGACCTATTTGGTTATTAGCGTTTTACTATTGTATCTGCCCATGCTTCCCGATATTGCACTTTGTCGGGACCGCTTAAAACACGTTGCCCAATGGAAACAAAAAATGTACAAATTTCTAGCTCTCAATTGGCAAAATAAACCCGGACAACTAAACCGTTTAAAAAAAACCTCTACAATTCTCGAAATCATGGTGATTCCAGTGGCATTTGCCATCCACACCATCACATCATGGTTGTTTGCCACAACCTGGCGCCCGGGCTGGGACAGTACCAACTTAGGCCCCTATTTTGTCTCCGGAGCCTTTATGCTGGGAGGGGCCGTTATTATTATTGCCATGTTCTTTATCCGTAAAACATTCAAGCTTGAAGATTTTATCACCAATGAGCACTTCGATAAAATGGGTAAAATCCTGGTCTTGTTATCTCTGGTTTATTTGTATTTCAATATCAATGAATATCTGGGACCGGCCTTTAAAATGGTTGGCGTTGAAGGGGAACATATTACTGAACTTTTCAGTGGTGATTATGCTGCCATGTATTGGCTCGTTCAGATTCCGGGTCTAATGCTTCCCATACTGTTTTTAGTATTTAAGCGCGGACGAAAACCATTTAATATCATGATCATCTCATTCTTCATCCTTATGGGAGCCTGGTTTAAACGATTTCTTATTGTTATCCCTTCACTTCAACACCCTTACTTACCCATTCAGGATGTGGATGAATCGTATTTGCATTATTATCCCAGCTGGGAAGAATGGGCTATCACCTTGGCTTCATTTGCCGGCGTTCTGCTTATTATCACCCTTCTGCTCAAACTATTCCCGATCATCCCCATTCAGGAGTATATCCATCATCAAAATAAAGTAGAAGACCAATCGAATGAAATATGA